A section of the Acidobacterium capsulatum ATCC 51196 genome encodes:
- a CDS encoding glycosyltransferase family 25 protein, which translates to MPVTIDTFFAKKICINLDRRPDRWQAVQQKFTEHRISNVERLSAVDARTAVIPDHLSHLRPQDYACTMSHLAAVKQAKREGCENVLIFEDDVTLDPALNDLFPGYMAELPEDWHMFFLGCYHLVEPIAVSPHIVRGVEALTAHAYCVRATLFDEFIALNENPPAIVDRNNTILQRRFHCYCFQPNLAGQEQGYSDVMEEVMPEKPLAHNYPIVGQW; encoded by the coding sequence ATGCCCGTCACGATTGATACCTTCTTCGCAAAGAAGATCTGCATTAACCTCGACCGGCGGCCGGACCGCTGGCAGGCCGTGCAGCAGAAATTCACCGAGCATCGGATCAGCAATGTAGAGCGTCTCTCCGCCGTCGATGCCCGGACAGCCGTGATTCCCGATCATCTGAGCCATCTTCGCCCGCAGGACTATGCCTGCACCATGAGCCACCTCGCGGCCGTAAAGCAGGCGAAGCGCGAGGGCTGCGAAAATGTCCTCATCTTTGAGGACGATGTGACCCTCGACCCCGCGCTCAACGATCTTTTCCCCGGGTACATGGCAGAGCTTCCCGAAGATTGGCACATGTTCTTCCTGGGCTGCTATCACCTCGTGGAGCCGATTGCAGTCTCACCGCACATCGTGCGCGGCGTGGAAGCGCTCACGGCACATGCTTACTGCGTCCGCGCTACTCTCTTTGATGAGTTCATCGCCCTCAACGAAAATCCCCCCGCCATCGTCGACCGTAATAATACGATTCTGCAACGACGCTTCCACTGTTACTGTTTCCAGCCCAACCTCGCCGGCCAGGAGCAAGGCTACTCCGACGTCATGGAGGAGGTCATGCCCGAGAAGCCCCTGGCGCATAACTACCCCATCGTTGGCCAGTGGTAG
- a CDS encoding non-ribosomal peptide synthetase, which yields MPFHSLLNAAPSRQTDARSVHLSAASRSLLGRIAENELGELALVTAALALLIWKHFRASAILFQMPALSGTPGASGASGASGEFVTLMVEIDPVKELGEFLEHIGAMLEEAYNAPSIACGEQHAHAPFLVTLHDNRIHDPSTPDTSASLRICTALDQGEVEIAFSEPVEAFLVEGLADGLADILTQLEDFEQPLKNFKALSAREWLSLSNFSEGPTLTRSSETVVEMFEAQAARTPDQPALLLEDRVITYAKLNGKANALARRLREEYALGPESMVGVMLDRSEAMIVAVLGILKAGAAFVPIDSSYPVSRIRDILNDTALPLLLTQSDKMNRWFDFAGQILFLDQTLPGWQPEPDHPHQAIASHHLAYVIYTSGSTGKPKGVLLEHRNLSHYIRWACDYYFTDKPETGSFGLYSSLSFDFTLTNLFCPLVRGKSLRIYPQSQNIQAILEHAFEPGSGIDTLKLTPSHVSLLEFMDVAPSTIRKIIVGGEELTPHHIAVLRRIDRSIDIYNEYGPTEATVGCIVWRVEDDVPAVLIGRPITNTRVAILDEDSKPVPLGVRGEIYIAGDGLARGYHNRPDITADRFITSPLPGGDRLYRTGDIGRWLPEGLIQCFGRTDSQVKIRGYRVELGEIEGILSSHPQVCAAAVVYRRDSHGTGKLIAFTTLLADFSAQMLREWLAQSLPDYMVPSEVHVLQTLPLNTNGKIDRTALQHFQPAAVEKSPTQITATQESLLGIWRETFDTPDISIEDKFFDLGGDSLLSVQIVSRIWSAFRFEISIDDIFELQTIVAISCLIDSAQQPEVAPAARLIPPAPRTAPLPLSFSQQRLWFLSQLEETSAYHLSSALRIEGALEHERIEAALSQVVRRHEILRTAFPELNGLPSQEIKPYIPVSLPLLEASSEQDATVHFQAFAEQPFDLARGPLFRAVLYRVQPGLHILGLAMHHIISDAWSSGILIREITSFYQGVQLPDLTIQYADYARWEREQLLSPAIQQQLEAQTAALRGAPGQIELPLDHPRPQIQTFAGDAVTFHLDAEVMRPLRSLAQASGATPFMLLLSAYALLLSRYSNQQDIVIGSPVANRTAPESEPLIGFFVNTVAFRIVLEANDTFRDLLAKVKQVALEGYARQQVPFEQIVDALQPERNLSRTPVFQVMFAYETEPPTAAIIPGLTVSSLPLGTQTAKFDLTLYMQDSGSDIEGTLEFNTAIFERSTIKRMAAHLRTLLAGIAADPNAPIDTLPMLSPEERILVTRSWNQTQADFPSTPVHSLFEQHAKEQPNAVAVTLEDISLTYGELNLRSNKVARQLLALGVAPGTLVGVAMERSLEMIVALLAILKAGGAYVPIDPEYPGERLSFMLRNSQVSLLLTQPHIAPALPPSAAQLILLSPEPPNLAFAQNPSPAVGPDHTAYMIYTSGSTGQPKGALNSHRALTNRLLWMQSAYRLTSEDVILQKTPFSFDVSVWEFFWPLLAGASIVFAKPGGHRESDYLVDLIGKAQVTTLHFVPSMLRAFLEEPGAGGCTSLKRVICSGEALPLDLQQKFFDVIPAELHNLYGPTEAAIDVTFWQCRPGETRRTVPIGRPIANTQIYIVDKALQPTPIGVPGELLIGGTPVGQGYFAAPELTAAKFIPDHLGGDPQARLYRTGDLARFTSDGVIEFLGRLDHQVKVRGFRIELGEIEETLRTHPQVRDCVVVAKTEAAITRLVAYIATSASPSLAEELRAFLKDTLPAYMVPAAFVILQYLPLLPNGKINRKALPEPTAAAAVPIQAQPASTPREKILASIWCDVLQLTAVDVHANFFELGGDSILGLQVVARANQAGLHITARQIFQHQTIATLAAAAGDAAIRSNVDPTGPTPLTPIQLWFFQQELPEPSLFTQSVLLEVPANTDAERLSTALLQLCECHAALRLRFHRAKDGWQQFIPAATVPPDFETHTLATPSEMEQLTQAAEARIDIVHGPLLAARLFTFSDGSPSRLFFTIHHLAVDGVSWRILLEDLYRAYHQQPLAPPATSFREWSLHLRDVAKSPSLADEVSFWQQVPSCNLWPTQEKNLVSEEASCSFELDEHATAALLRQAPRTYNASIQELLVAALAQGVASTTGHSRVTLDVERHGRHASDPQTDLSRTVGWFTTIYPVSVSVAVSASIRDSVPSVREQLRRIPEEGFHYPILRYLAAPNAFRDSQPSPILFNYHGQIDTALQQTVEWKPASEIVTPLRSLRARRSHLFEIISAVSNNRLQVEWHYNSRLQERSAIEALASNFQQQLIALCHPPIHLQSSPAIVDSYTLSPLQEGMLFHSLYHRDPSAYCLQFSFPIEGAFHPAALRQAWKRAMERHEVLRTSFMWDGLRQALQVIAAELELPWKTLDCTHLDPDEHQKILEDLLLEERELGFDLLTAPLFRCLLIQWSPVRWTLCWTTHHILMDGWSTAILLSEILEDYVAIASNNTPPERATPTPYRTYIDWLALQPESTHENWWRQYLQGLRRPTPLPGDRSSSSEFSALQEQSLVLEAEFTSALTAKLRTQHLTLNTLLRGTWSLILSAASGLQDVTFGVTVSGRPPHIPGVEAMVGLFIHTLPLRCRIDGASSFHTYLDTLQAEQAAMDHHTAVSLIDLQRWSGLPNGSPLFESLFVFENYPVASPAGIDHSGLTLGDIRTFDQTNYPLAITITPGQQLNLRIAWDPRRLQPGTVNRIFADISRTLERYLLHPEITCADLIAMHEPAAPMQTTTPPKTSAPSRMSVTPRDEIESKLLAIWEDVLDRTGVGITDDYFDLGGHSIMAVRLMNQIEITFQRRLPIAQLFQNPTVEQLAVTLRDSSAISTNGIVKIRSGHTGTPILLLPGAGGNVLYFNALAQQLRAGPSIYGLEPPGLNDAAEPLATVEAIAAHHLANILPIIGDGPCALAGHSFGSSVALEMARLLNARGNTVEWLAIFDSTAPTSVSHPYWQSWTEIDWLLAIIHEIGEFLHADLNLSRQDLEDRNEEERLTLILDRIARQSDWLAGADTGRLRAYLRVYQSNFRTTYQPEAAPLPIPITLFRATESGAEDYAPSAEVAALRADSSWGWSAFSCRPVAVIDLPGNHLTMLLPPHVSVLSSHINAILERTSHARHD from the coding sequence TTGCCATTCCATAGTCTCCTGAACGCCGCCCCCAGCAGGCAGACGGATGCTCGCAGCGTCCATCTCTCTGCCGCGTCACGCTCCCTGCTCGGCCGCATCGCCGAAAACGAACTGGGAGAGCTTGCCCTGGTCACGGCAGCTCTTGCGCTCCTGATCTGGAAGCACTTCCGCGCATCGGCGATTCTCTTCCAAATGCCGGCGCTCTCCGGTACTCCGGGTGCTTCCGGTGCTTCCGGTGCTTCCGGTGAATTTGTAACTCTTATGGTAGAAATTGACCCCGTCAAAGAGCTGGGAGAATTTCTTGAACACATCGGAGCCATGCTCGAAGAGGCGTATAACGCCCCCTCCATAGCCTGCGGCGAACAGCACGCCCACGCTCCATTTCTTGTTACCCTGCACGATAACCGGATTCATGACCCCTCGACCCCGGATACCTCCGCGTCTCTTCGCATCTGCACCGCGCTGGACCAGGGAGAGGTTGAGATCGCTTTTTCCGAACCGGTCGAAGCCTTCCTCGTCGAAGGTCTTGCAGACGGCCTGGCCGATATCCTGACGCAATTGGAAGACTTCGAGCAACCGCTCAAGAACTTCAAGGCTCTGTCCGCCCGCGAGTGGCTGTCTCTCTCCAACTTCAGCGAAGGCCCAACTCTCACTCGAAGCTCAGAGACGGTCGTCGAGATGTTCGAAGCGCAAGCGGCTCGCACTCCCGATCAGCCGGCGCTTCTGCTGGAGGATCGCGTCATCACCTATGCCAAACTCAATGGCAAGGCGAACGCGCTGGCCCGCCGTCTCCGTGAAGAGTATGCCCTTGGCCCCGAGTCCATGGTTGGAGTCATGCTCGATCGCTCCGAGGCGATGATCGTCGCCGTCCTTGGCATTCTCAAGGCAGGCGCAGCTTTCGTGCCCATTGACAGTTCCTATCCGGTAAGCCGCATCCGCGACATCCTCAACGATACCGCGCTGCCGCTCCTGCTCACCCAGTCAGACAAGATGAACCGCTGGTTTGATTTCGCAGGCCAGATCCTCTTTCTCGACCAGACGCTCCCCGGCTGGCAGCCGGAACCTGACCACCCCCATCAGGCCATCGCATCCCATCATCTCGCATACGTCATTTACACCTCCGGTTCGACAGGAAAGCCCAAAGGAGTCCTGCTCGAACACCGCAATCTCTCTCACTACATACGGTGGGCGTGCGACTATTACTTCACAGACAAGCCGGAGACCGGCAGCTTCGGGCTCTACAGTTCTCTCAGTTTCGACTTCACGCTCACCAACCTCTTTTGCCCGCTGGTGCGCGGCAAATCTCTGCGCATTTATCCGCAGTCACAGAACATTCAGGCCATCCTTGAGCATGCGTTCGAGCCCGGCAGCGGTATCGATACCCTCAAGCTGACACCATCGCACGTGAGCCTGCTTGAGTTTATGGACGTGGCTCCGTCCACCATCCGCAAGATTATTGTGGGCGGGGAAGAACTCACGCCCCATCACATCGCCGTGCTCCGCAGGATTGACCGGAGTATCGATATCTATAACGAATACGGTCCCACAGAAGCCACGGTTGGCTGCATTGTCTGGCGTGTGGAAGATGATGTGCCAGCCGTTCTCATCGGGCGCCCCATCACCAACACGCGTGTGGCGATTCTCGATGAAGACAGCAAGCCTGTCCCCCTGGGAGTGCGAGGTGAAATCTACATCGCGGGCGATGGTCTCGCCCGCGGATATCACAACCGCCCCGACATTACAGCGGACAGATTCATCACGAGCCCTTTGCCTGGCGGGGATCGCCTCTATCGCACCGGAGATATCGGCCGCTGGCTTCCGGAGGGCCTGATCCAGTGCTTCGGCCGAACAGATTCACAAGTAAAGATTCGGGGATACCGCGTCGAACTCGGAGAAATTGAAGGCATTCTCTCTAGCCATCCTCAGGTCTGCGCGGCCGCCGTTGTTTATCGCCGCGACTCGCATGGAACCGGCAAGCTCATTGCTTTCACCACGCTCCTTGCAGACTTCTCTGCGCAAATGCTCCGCGAATGGCTGGCCCAAAGTCTGCCCGACTACATGGTGCCCTCTGAAGTCCATGTCCTCCAGACCCTTCCGCTCAACACCAATGGAAAGATCGATCGCACTGCGTTGCAGCACTTCCAGCCGGCAGCCGTGGAGAAATCCCCCACGCAAATAACGGCGACTCAGGAGAGTCTGCTCGGCATCTGGCGCGAGACATTCGATACACCCGACATCTCAATCGAAGACAAGTTCTTCGATCTCGGCGGCGACTCTCTGCTCTCCGTTCAGATCGTCTCGCGCATCTGGAGTGCATTCCGCTTTGAGATCTCCATTGATGACATCTTCGAACTGCAAACGATTGTTGCCATCTCCTGCCTGATTGACTCTGCGCAGCAGCCAGAGGTAGCCCCGGCAGCGCGCCTCATTCCTCCGGCGCCGCGAACCGCTCCTCTGCCGCTCTCGTTTTCGCAGCAGAGGCTTTGGTTTCTGTCACAGCTTGAAGAAACCTCGGCCTACCACCTCTCGAGTGCCCTCCGCATCGAAGGCGCGCTTGAGCATGAACGCATCGAGGCCGCGCTCTCCCAGGTGGTGCGGCGGCATGAGATTCTGCGCACTGCATTTCCAGAACTCAATGGTCTTCCATCGCAAGAGATCAAGCCATACATCCCGGTCAGCCTTCCCCTGCTTGAAGCGTCATCCGAGCAGGACGCGACGGTACACTTCCAAGCCTTCGCCGAACAGCCCTTCGATCTCGCCCGCGGTCCACTTTTCCGTGCGGTGCTCTACCGGGTCCAGCCGGGCTTGCATATTCTCGGACTCGCGATGCACCACATAATTTCGGACGCATGGTCCTCCGGCATCCTTATTCGAGAAATCACCAGCTTCTATCAAGGAGTCCAACTCCCCGATCTCACTATTCAATACGCCGACTATGCGCGATGGGAACGCGAGCAGCTTCTATCACCGGCGATACAACAGCAGTTAGAGGCACAGACGGCAGCACTCCGGGGAGCACCAGGACAGATCGAACTCCCCCTCGATCATCCCCGGCCTCAAATCCAGACCTTTGCTGGCGACGCGGTCACCTTCCACCTCGATGCCGAAGTCATGCGGCCGCTGCGATCCCTCGCGCAGGCAAGTGGCGCAACACCCTTCATGCTGCTGCTTTCGGCCTACGCGCTCCTGCTATCGCGCTACAGCAACCAGCAGGACATTGTGATCGGATCCCCGGTCGCGAATCGTACCGCGCCGGAGTCGGAACCGCTCATCGGATTCTTCGTCAATACCGTGGCATTCCGCATCGTTCTGGAGGCAAACGACACTTTCCGCGATCTTCTCGCAAAAGTGAAGCAGGTCGCGCTCGAAGGCTACGCCCGCCAGCAGGTTCCCTTCGAGCAAATTGTCGATGCACTTCAGCCGGAGCGCAACCTCAGCCGCACTCCTGTCTTTCAGGTCATGTTCGCCTATGAGACCGAACCGCCAACAGCCGCCATCATCCCCGGCCTCACAGTCTCTTCACTCCCTCTCGGCACACAGACCGCGAAATTCGACTTGACCCTGTACATGCAGGACAGCGGCAGCGATATCGAAGGCACGCTTGAGTTCAACACCGCAATTTTCGAACGCTCCACCATCAAACGTATGGCGGCCCATCTCAGGACTCTGCTCGCCGGCATTGCCGCAGACCCGAATGCCCCCATCGACACCTTGCCGATGCTCTCGCCGGAAGAACGTATTTTGGTCACCCGTAGCTGGAACCAGACGCAAGCCGATTTCCCCAGTACTCCTGTTCACTCTCTCTTCGAGCAGCATGCGAAAGAACAGCCGAACGCCGTGGCAGTCACCCTTGAGGACATATCACTTACCTACGGCGAGCTGAACCTCCGAAGCAACAAGGTGGCCCGGCAGCTTCTCGCACTTGGAGTCGCCCCGGGAACACTGGTCGGCGTCGCGATGGAGCGCTCTCTCGAAATGATCGTCGCTCTTCTCGCCATTCTGAAGGCTGGCGGAGCCTACGTTCCCATCGACCCCGAGTACCCGGGCGAACGGCTGAGCTTCATGCTCCGAAACTCCCAGGTATCCTTGCTGCTCACGCAACCCCACATTGCGCCTGCGCTGCCACCCTCCGCAGCCCAGCTCATCCTTCTGTCGCCGGAGCCTCCCAACCTTGCCTTCGCGCAGAATCCGTCGCCCGCCGTAGGTCCGGATCACACGGCCTACATGATCTACACCTCCGGCTCTACCGGGCAACCGAAGGGTGCGCTCAACTCACATCGTGCGCTGACAAACCGTCTGCTTTGGATGCAGAGTGCCTATCGCCTTACCTCCGAGGACGTCATTCTGCAGAAAACACCCTTCAGTTTTGATGTGTCGGTGTGGGAATTCTTTTGGCCGCTCCTGGCTGGAGCCAGCATTGTCTTCGCGAAACCCGGCGGCCACCGCGAGAGCGACTACCTCGTCGATCTCATTGGCAAGGCACAAGTGACTACCCTTCATTTTGTTCCCTCCATGCTGCGCGCTTTCCTGGAAGAACCGGGGGCTGGCGGCTGCACCTCGCTGAAGCGCGTCATCTGTAGCGGAGAGGCTCTGCCTCTCGATCTGCAACAAAAGTTCTTCGACGTTATCCCCGCGGAACTGCATAACTTATATGGACCAACAGAGGCCGCCATTGACGTTACCTTCTGGCAGTGCCGCCCTGGCGAGACCAGGCGCACCGTGCCCATCGGCCGCCCCATTGCAAATACGCAGATTTACATCGTAGACAAAGCCCTGCAGCCTACGCCCATCGGAGTGCCCGGGGAGTTGCTCATCGGAGGAACCCCTGTTGGTCAGGGATACTTCGCCGCCCCCGAACTCACAGCGGCCAAGTTCATTCCAGACCATCTCGGCGGCGACCCGCAGGCCCGGCTTTACCGCACAGGCGATCTTGCACGCTTCACCAGCGATGGCGTCATCGAGTTTCTCGGCCGTCTCGATCATCAGGTAAAGGTCCGAGGCTTCCGCATCGAGCTTGGAGAGATCGAAGAAACTCTGCGCACTCATCCCCAGGTCCGCGATTGTGTCGTCGTGGCAAAGACCGAAGCCGCCATCACACGCCTGGTGGCCTACATCGCCACCAGCGCGAGTCCCTCCTTGGCCGAGGAACTGCGCGCTTTTCTCAAGGACACTCTGCCCGCCTACATGGTGCCGGCGGCCTTTGTGATCCTCCAGTACCTGCCACTGCTGCCCAATGGAAAGATCAATCGCAAGGCTCTTCCAGAGCCCACCGCCGCAGCAGCAGTTCCGATCCAAGCTCAACCAGCCTCCACTCCGCGCGAGAAGATTCTCGCCTCTATCTGGTGCGATGTTCTTCAGCTCACGGCTGTAGACGTCCATGCAAACTTTTTCGAGTTAGGCGGAGACTCCATCCTAGGCCTCCAGGTGGTGGCCCGCGCCAACCAGGCGGGCCTGCACATCACAGCCCGGCAGATATTTCAGCATCAAACCATTGCCACGCTGGCCGCGGCCGCAGGCGATGCGGCAATTCGCTCCAATGTAGATCCAACCGGACCAACACCGCTCACCCCGATTCAGCTATGGTTCTTTCAGCAGGAACTCCCCGAACCCTCGCTCTTTACGCAATCGGTTCTTTTAGAGGTTCCGGCCAATACTGATGCCGAAAGGCTTTCTACGGCCCTGCTGCAACTCTGCGAATGTCATGCAGCCCTCAGACTGCGATTTCACCGTGCCAAAGACGGCTGGCAACAGTTCATTCCTGCCGCAACAGTGCCGCCTGACTTTGAAACCCACACTCTCGCCACGCCCAGCGAGATGGAGCAGCTTACACAGGCTGCCGAAGCCAGAATCGATATTGTCCATGGCCCTCTCCTGGCAGCGCGTCTGTTCACATTCTCAGACGGCAGTCCCTCACGGCTTTTTTTCACCATTCACCACCTTGCAGTCGATGGTGTCTCCTGGCGCATTCTTCTTGAAGACCTCTACCGCGCCTATCACCAGCAACCGCTTGCACCGCCTGCCACCTCTTTCCGGGAGTGGTCTCTTCATCTGCGCGATGTCGCCAAATCTCCCTCCCTGGCGGATGAAGTTTCCTTCTGGCAGCAGGTTCCTTCCTGCAATCTCTGGCCCACGCAAGAAAAAAATCTTGTCTCGGAGGAAGCATCCTGCAGCTTTGAACTCGACGAACACGCCACTGCGGCTCTGCTGCGCCAGGCACCGCGTACCTATAACGCGAGCATTCAGGAACTCCTGGTTGCGGCCTTGGCCCAGGGAGTCGCCAGCACCACTGGCCACTCTCGCGTCACACTCGACGTGGAACGGCATGGGCGTCATGCATCGGACCCACAAACCGATCTTTCCCGCACAGTAGGCTGGTTCACAACGATCTATCCCGTCTCAGTCAGTGTGGCCGTTTCTGCTTCGATCCGCGATTCAGTGCCTTCGGTTCGCGAACAGCTCCGCCGGATTCCGGAAGAAGGATTCCATTACCCGATCCTCCGGTATCTTGCCGCGCCGAACGCCTTCCGTGACTCGCAGCCCTCTCCCATCCTCTTCAACTATCACGGGCAAATAGATACCGCACTGCAGCAGACCGTAGAGTGGAAACCCGCCTCGGAAATAGTCACGCCTCTTCGTTCGCTGCGGGCGCGGCGCTCTCATCTGTTTGAAATTATCTCGGCCGTCAGCAATAACCGGCTGCAGGTCGAGTGGCATTACAACAGCCGCCTGCAGGAGCGCTCAGCAATCGAAGCGCTCGCGAGCAACTTCCAGCAGCAGCTCATCGCTCTGTGCCATCCTCCCATCCATCTTCAGAGTTCGCCAGCCATCGTCGACAGTTACACACTTTCGCCCTTACAAGAGGGCATGCTCTTCCACTCCCTCTACCATCGAGATCCCTCCGCCTACTGCCTGCAATTCAGCTTCCCCATTGAGGGCGCATTCCATCCCGCGGCCTTACGCCAGGCATGGAAGCGCGCCATGGAGCGGCATGAGGTGCTGCGCACCAGTTTTATGTGGGATGGCCTTCGTCAAGCACTTCAGGTCATCGCCGCAGAATTAGAGCTGCCTTGGAAGACGCTCGACTGCACGCACCTCGATCCAGACGAACACCAAAAGATACTAGAAGACCTACTGCTTGAGGAGCGTGAACTTGGCTTCGATCTACTGACGGCGCCCCTGTTCCGCTGCCTGCTCATCCAGTGGTCACCAGTGCGATGGACCCTCTGCTGGACAACCCACCACATCCTCATGGACGGATGGAGCACGGCCATTCTGTTGAGCGAGATCCTGGAAGACTACGTCGCCATCGCAAGCAATAACACTCCTCCGGAGCGGGCCACCCCTACGCCTTATCGCACCTATATCGACTGGCTTGCGCTGCAACCGGAAAGCACCCATGAGAACTGGTGGCGACAGTATCTACAGGGACTGCGGCGGCCAACGCCGCTTCCTGGAGACCGCTCCTCTTCCTCCGAATTCTCTGCCCTGCAGGAACAGTCGCTTGTGCTGGAAGCGGAATTCACCTCTGCTCTCACCGCAAAACTTCGCACGCAGCACCTTACCCTTAACACTCTGCTTCGTGGCACGTGGAGCTTAATTCTTAGCGCCGCCTCAGGGCTTCAGGATGTCACCTTCGGAGTCACTGTATCAGGACGGCCACCACACATCCCAGGCGTGGAAGCGATGGTAGGACTCTTCATCCACACGCTGCCACTGCGCTGCCGTATCGACGGAGCCTCCTCTTTCCATACTTATCTCGACACCCTGCAGGCAGAGCAGGCTGCCATGGACCACCACACTGCCGTCTCTCTCATCGACCTGCAGCGGTGGAGCGGTCTACCCAATGGCTCCCCACTCTTTGAGAGCCTCTTTGTCTTTGAAAATTATCCTGTCGCCTCGCCAGCAGGCATCGATCACTCCGGACTCACCCTCGGCGACATCCGCACTTTCGACCAGACCAACTATCCGTTGGCCATCACCATCACGCCCGGCCAGCAACTCAACCTGCGCATCGCGTGGGATCCGCGGCGCTTGCAGCCCGGCACCGTAAATCGCATCTTTGCTGATATCTCCCGGACGCTTGAGCGTTACCTTCTCCATCCGGAGATCACCTGCGCGGACTTGATTGCGATGCATGAGCCTGCCGCTCCAATGCAAACAACCACTCCCCCTAAAACGTCTGCTCCCAGCCGCATGAGCGTTACTCCACGAGATGAGATCGAGAGCAAGCTGCTCGCCATCTGGGAGGATGTTTTGGATAGAACGGGCGTCGGTATCACCGATGACTACTTCGACCTCGGCGGCCACTCCATCATGGCGGTGCGGCTGATGAACCAGATTGAGATCACCTTCCAGCGCCGCCTGCCGATTGCACAGCTCTTTCAAAATCCGACCGTCGAACAACTCGCCGTGACACTTCGCGACTCTTCGGCCATCTCTACGAACGGCATCGTGAAGATACGTTCTGGACACACCGGCACTCCCATCCTTCTACTTCCAGGCGCAGGCGGCAACGTCCTCTACTTCAACGCCCTCGCTCAGCAGCTACGTGCCGGCCCCTCGATCTATGGCCTTGAGCCCCCGGGGCTGAATGACGCGGCAGAACCACTCGCTACCGTCGAAGCCATTGCTGCTCATCACCTCGCCAACATCCTCCCTATCATTGGCGACGGACCGTGCGCCCTCGCCGGTCATTCCTTCGGATCGTCAGTCGCTCTCGAAATGGCTCGTCTGTTGAACGCGCGAGGAAACACCGTTGAGTGGCTCGCGATCTTCGACTCCACTGCGCCCACCTCGGTCAGCCATCCATATTGGCAATCGTGGACGGAGATCGACTGGCTCCTGGCGATCATCCACGAAATCGGAGAATTTCTGCACGCGGATCTGAATCTCTCGCGGCAAGATCTCGAAGACCGCAATGAAGAGGAACGGCTCACGCTGATCCTCGACCGCATCGCACGGCAAAGCGACTGGCTCGCCGGTGCCGATACAGGACGGCTGCGCGCCTATCTCCGCGTCTACCAAAGCAACTTTCGCACAACTTATCAACCTGAGGCAGCGCCGCTTCCCATACCGATCACGCTCTTTCGTGCTACGGAGTCCGGAGCGGAAGACTATGCGCCCTCTGCCGAAGTAGCAGCTCTCCGCGCCGACTCTTCATGGGGCTGGTCCGCATTTTCGTGCAGGCCGGTTGCAGTGATTGACCTGCCCGGCAATCACCTCACCATGCTGCTCCCGCCGCATGTCTCCGTTCTTAGCTCACACATCAACGCGATCCTGGAAAGAACCAGTCATGCCCGTCACGATTGA